A window of the Hordeum vulgare subsp. vulgare chromosome 5H, MorexV3_pseudomolecules_assembly, whole genome shotgun sequence genome harbors these coding sequences:
- the LOC123396750 gene encoding uncharacterized protein LOC123396750, with product MALQEQDPQVSAGMVRICIYVCPFALGLGILAIVAASMPKYWLLTRSLDTEFYLAPRFVTHIDDQAIRALTKYYLQALPPSNTHGVAILDMCSSWVEPLSSGYKQENIVGMGMNEDELKKNPVLTEYVLQDLNLNPKLHFDDNTFDVITNVVSVDYLTKPMDIFKEMRRILEPCGLAIMSHIHLYINW from the exons ATGGCACTGCAAGAACAAGACCCACAAGTGTCAGCTGGTATGGTGCGCATCTGCATATATGTATGCCCTTTTGCTCTGGGCTTGGGCATCCTTGCCATTGTGGCTGCTTCTATGCCGAAGTATTGGCTCTTGACAAG GTCATTAGATACTGAGTTCTACTTAGCTCCCCGTTTTGTGACGCACATTGATGACCAAGCAATCAGGGCGCTCACAAAGTACTACTTACAAGCCCTTCCTCCAAGCAACACTCATGGCGTGGCCATCCTGGATATGTGCAGTAGCTGGGTGG AGCCATTATCCAGCGGGTACAAGCAAGAGAATATCGTAGGGATGGGTATGAATGAAGACGAACTGAAGAAGAATCCG GTTTTGACAGAGTATGTTCTGCAAGACCTCAATCTGAACCCGAAGCTTCATTTCGACGATAACACCTTTGATGTTATAACCAACGTG GTTAgtgtagactacttgacaaaaccAATGGATATTTTTAAGGAGATGAGACGAATACTTGAACCATGTGGGTTAGCTATCATGAG TCATATCCATTTGTACATCAATTGGTGA